Proteins found in one Oryza glaberrima chromosome 4, OglaRS2, whole genome shotgun sequence genomic segment:
- the LOC127771579 gene encoding ethylene-responsive transcription factor ERF025-like, which produces MSDHGPPSPRSSGKHPFYRGIRSRSGKWVSEIREPRKARRIWLGTFPTAEMAAVAYDVAARALRGPDAALNFPDLAASRTAPPASSSADDIRAAAAAAAASLQHDRAGGGIAPAASGSAHQQRGGSSAAARTTAGSGGAQQEGSSGAGAGSHQYFLDEEALFETPQFLRNMAAGMMMSPPRLSPSSSDDSPDPSEAGGSLWSYRDP; this is translated from the coding sequence ATGTCTGACCAcgggccgccgtcgccgcggtcgTCGGGGAAGCACCCCTTCTACCGAGGGATCAGGAGCCGGAGCGGCAAGTGGGTGTCGGAGATCCGGGAGCCGCGGAAGGCTCGCCGCATCTGGCTCGGCACGTTCCCGACGGCCGAGATGGCCGCCGTCGCCTACGAcgtggcggcgcgcgcgctgcGTGGGCCCGACGCCGCGCTCAACTTCCCCGATCTGGCCGCCTCGCGCACCGCGCCACCCGCGTCCAGCTCAGCGGACGACATCCGCGCagcggctgccgccgcggccgcctcgctGCAGCACGAccgtgccggcggcggcattgccCCTGCCGCCTCTGGATCAGCGCACCAGCAGCGCGGCGGGAGCAGTGCCGCCGCGCGCACcacggcgggcagcggcggcgcgcagcaggaaggcagcagcggcgccggcgccgggagcCACCAGTATTTCCTGGACGAGGAGGCCCTCTTCGAGACGCCGCAGTTCCTGCGGAACATGGCCGCCGGGATGATGATGAGCCCCCCGAGGCTCAGCCCCAGCTCCTCCGACGATTCGCCGGACCCGTCGGAGGCCGGGGGCAGCCTCTGGAGCTACCGTGACCCATAG
- the LOC127771293 gene encoding dehydration-responsive element-binding protein 1E, which translates to MEWAYYGSGYSSSGTPSPVGGDGDEDSYMTVSSAPPKRRAGRTKFKETRHPVYKGVRSRNPGRWVCEVREPHGKQRIWLGTFETAEMAARAHDVAAMALRGRAACLNFADSPRRLRVPPLGAGHEEIRRAAVEAAELFRPAPGQHNAAAEAAAAVAAQATAASAELFADFPCYPMDGLEFEMQGYLDMAQGMLIEPPPLAGQSTWAEEDYDCEVNLWSY; encoded by the coding sequence ATGGAGTGGGCGTACTACGGCAGTGGGTACTCCTCGTCGgggacgccgtcgccggtgggcggcgacggggacgaggACTCGTACATGACggtgtcgtcggcgccgcccaaGCGGCGGGCGGGGAGGACCAAGTTCAAGGAGACGAGGCACCCGGTGTACAAGGGCGTGCGCAGCAGGAACCCCGGGAGGTGGGTCTGCGAGGTGCGCGAGCCGCACGGCAAGCAGAGGATCTGGCTCGGCACCTTCGAGACCGCCGagatggcggcgcgcgcgcacgacgtcgcggcgatggcgctgcgcggccgcgccgcctgccTCAACTTCGCCGACTCGCCGCGCAGGCTCCGCGTGCCGCCGCTGGGGGCCGGGCACGAGGAGATACGCCGCGCCGCGGTCGAGGCCGCCGAGCTGTTCCGCCCGGCGCCCGGGCAGCACAATGCGGctgccgaggcggcggccgctgtCGCTGCGCAGGCAaccgcggcgagcgcggagcTCTTTGCCGACTTCCCTTGCTACCCGATGGACGGACTGGAATTCGAAATGCAGGGGTACCTCGACATGGCACAGGGAATGCTCATCGAGCCGCCGCCATTGGCAGGGCAATCGACGTGGGCCGAGGAGGACTACGACTGCGAGGTCAATCTATGGAGCTACTGA